Below is a genomic region from Megasphaera vaginalis (ex Bordigoni et al. 2020).
GAGCTGGAGCTGCCGCCGGGCGTTCTCGCCGGCATGATTTTTCGCGATCACCGCATGATCATCCCCCATGGCGACGACCGTCTTCTGCCTCATGATAACGCGTACTTCATCGGTGATCCGGCGGAGATCGAAAAATTCAGCAAAAATTTTATCCAAAGCGATACGAAGAAGCCGTCGCGGGCGATGATCATCGGCGTCGGCCGGACAGGCCGTTCGCTGGCGGCGATGCTCGATGAACAGGGCGTCATGGTCAAGGTTATCGACAAGGACACGGAACGGTGCCGCATGGCTGCGGAGAAGTTGGGGAGCGGTCTCGCCATCTGCGGCGACGGCACCGATATCGACCTGCTCATACAGGAAGGGATCGCCGACGCCGACGTCGTCATCTGTCTTACCGATGATGACAAGCTGAATCTGATGCTGGCGCTTTTGTCCAAGCATTTGGGCGCGCAGCGGACGATTGTGCGCGTGGCCCGCATCGAGTACATCGATCTCATGGAGAAGGTCGGCGTCGATATCGTTCTCTCTTCACGGCTGCTGTCGGCCAGCGAGGTCCTGGCCTTTGCCCGGCGCGGCGGCGTCGTCGCCGTTTCTCTCCTCGAGGGTAATAAGGCGGAGGCGGTGGAAGTTATCGTGCAAGAAGGCGCGCCGGTGGCGGGCAGGCGGCTGATGGATGTTCGGGTGCCGCAGGAAGGTCTGGTCTGCGCCTACGTCCGCGATGACGAAGCGCATATACCGAACGGCAGCACCGTTCTCCTGCCGGGAGACCGGGCCGTTCTCTTCATCCAGACGGAGCACGCGAAGAAGGTCATTTCTTTCTTTAA
It encodes:
- the trkA gene encoding Trk system potassium transporter TrkA, with product MRIVIIGAGKLGYSIAELLSNEQFDVVVVDHDEERLEAVKNTLDVLTILANGASPITMNDPDIRGADILVAVTAGDETNMVACILAKKHGITYTAARIRDMQFLSEAKDYLKENFDIDLMLNPELITAREINRILMTPAALNVEDFAYGKVRLFETKVRRHSPLINTPFKELELPPGVLAGMIFRDHRMIIPHGDDRLLPHDNAYFIGDPAEIEKFSKNFIQSDTKKPSRAMIIGVGRTGRSLAAMLDEQGVMVKVIDKDTERCRMAAEKLGSGLAICGDGTDIDLLIQEGIADADVVICLTDDDKLNLMLALLSKHLGAQRTIVRVARIEYIDLMEKVGVDIVLSSRLLSASEVLAFARRGGVVAVSLLEGNKAEAVEVIVQEGAPVAGRRLMDVRVPQEGLVCAYVRDDEAHIPNGSTVLLPGDRAVLFIQTEHAKKVISFFKGREEP